From Rutidosis leptorrhynchoides isolate AG116_Rl617_1_P2 chromosome 3, CSIRO_AGI_Rlap_v1, whole genome shotgun sequence, a single genomic window includes:
- the LOC139900562 gene encoding uncharacterized protein, giving the protein MLKCFEDISGLKVNHYKSHVYGIGITLGDVQALATQIGCKLGSLPIMYLGLPVVSKINRMEVWNPFIDMFKKRWGCASSKASGPDGFNFNFIKRFWNILEADVVRCVNEFATYGTFSRGCNSSFISLIPKVSNPVGFNDFMRISLIGCLYKIVAKLLANRLKKVLPKVISFNQSAFIKGRQILDGVLIANEVTDSCKRDKRKLLLLKIDFEKAFDCIKWDFLEDVMRLMNFSSKWMSWIRGCLNSGEALSVAIDEASRIGWFKGISIGSDAIKLSHLQYADDALFFGEWSKDNLSNLITIVSCFGMASGLQINFSKSKLYGINVAASEVLDTASSFYYSSGSLPFVYLGMPVGQRMDHKSISWVKWDRVLENKESGGLGIGGLCFKNLSLLAKWWWRYKNEKHSLWACIIRSLYGPDGGFVTSVEGTGAASIWKNIIQCGKEIDNCGISFTSSIVSKLGDGSSKLFWCDLWLPSTTASLKSLFPRLFALDRNKFASVAERLQIGRMGQQGNWDWINSIRGRAINELDHLTTLTETIPGLEGEVNDRWAWSLNSSGIFKVSILSSMLGNMLLNTGHSLSRIKWIKAIPKKVNIFRLEGGK; this is encoded by the exons ATGCTAAAATGTTTTGAGGATATCTCGGGGCTTAAAGTAAACCACTATAAAAGTCATGTGTACGGTATTGGAATTACTCTAGGTGATGTACAAGCTTTGGCGACCCAAATTGGATGCAAACTTGGCTCACTCCCCATTATGTATTTGGGGCTCCCGGTCGTGTCTAAAATAAATAGGATGGAAGTTTGGAACCCGTTTATTGATATGTTTAAAAAGAGATGGGGTTGTGCCTCCTCAAAGGCCTCAGGACCGGATGGTTTCAATTTTAATTTCATTAAGCGTTTTTGGAATATTCTTGAGGCTGATGTAGTCAGGTGTGTCAACGAGTTTGCAACTTATGGAACTTTCTCAAGAGGTTGCAATAGCTCTTTCATCTCCCTTATCCCCAAGGTTTCCAATCCCGTTGGATTTAACGACTTCATGCGTATAAGTTTGATAGGCTGCCTTTATAAAATTGTTGCGAAACTCTTGGCTAATAGGCTTAAGAAGGTGCTTCCTAAGGTGATAAGTTTCAATCAATCGGCATTCATAAAGGGGAGGCAAATCTTAGATGGAGTCCTAATCGCAAACGAAGTCACTGATTCATGTAAAAGAGATAAGCGCAAGTTATTATTGCTCAAAATTGACTTTGAAAAAGCTTTCGATTGCATCAAATGGGATTTTCTTGAAGATGTTATGAGACTAATGAATTTCTCTTCTAAATGGATGTCGTGGATTCGTGGCTGCCTAAATTCAGGAGAGGCGTTAAGCGTGGCTATTGATGAGGCATCCAGAATCGGATGGTTCAAAGGAATTTCAATTGGATCAGATGCAATCAAATTGTCTCATCTGCAATATGCAGATGATGCTCTGTTTTTCGGTGAATGGTCCAAAGATAATCTATCAAACCTGATCACCATTGTTTCTTGCTTTGGGATGGCATCGGGGTTACAGATAAATTTTTCAAAAAGTAAATTATATGGAATAAATGTGGCTGCTTCGGAGGTGTTGGATACAGCCTCATCTTTTTATTACTCTTCAGGCTCGCTCCCTTTTGTGTATCTTGGTATGCCAGTGGGTCAGCGTATGG ATCATAAAAGCATATCGTGGGTCAAATGGGATCGAGTCCTAGAAAATAAAGAATCTGGCGGTCTAGGCATAGGAGGATTGTGTTTTAAGAATTTAAGTTTACTTGCGAAGTGGTGGTGGAGATATAAAAACGAAAAGCACTCCTTATGGGCTTGCATAATTCGATCCTTGTACGGGCCGGACGGTGGGTTTGTAACATCTGTTGAGGGAACAGGAGCAGCTAGCATATGGAAAAATATAATACAATGCGGAAAGGAGATAGATAATTGCGGTATTTCCTTCACGAGCTCGATTGTTAGCAAACTTGGTGACGGGTCTTCAAAACTTTTTTGGTGTGATCTTTGGCTCCCAAGCACAACAGCTAGCCTAAAATCTTTGTTTCCTAGATTGTTTGCACTTGATAGGAACAAATTCGCATCAGTGGCCGAAAGACTTCAAATCGGACGAATGGGTCAGCAAGGAAATTGGGATTGGATCAACTCCATACGTGGTAGGGCGATAAATGAACTTGATCATTTAACAACTTTAACTGAAACAATTCCTGGTCTTGAAGGAGAAGTGAATGATCGATGGGCATGGTCCTTAAATTCAAGTGGCATATTCAAGGTTAGCATTCTTTCCTCAATGTTGGGCAACATGCTTCTAAATACCGGTCATTCTCTGAGTAGAATCAAATGGATAAAGGCGATACCAAAGAAAGTAAACATTTTTCGTTTGGAGGGTGGCAAATAA
- the LOC139896959 gene encoding F-box/FBD/LRR-repeat protein At1g13570-like produces the protein MMKTQRLSSDRIGSLPQNIIDTILSLMPIRDALRTSILSKRWRYSWTTMPKLVFDHNLVRAISAGGKRLVKYKLVNAIFHVLLIHRGPTTLNFELDVNKLGMTTEFDQIILSLSSKINVKDLIINTSNTFYKLPTSFFLLQGLESLELTACEFQPPVKFNGFNKLRNMHFENVMVSAEELQHFLSSCPLLEELVLIAHEEHVDEKFINFVTFFQCAPLIDTLVISKYYMKYMAVGGMPNKLPTSLHLKDVGLEVCLREQDVISSALCIIRSSPNLEQLSFLMYDNEKLPTKESSMKFVDLQDDLSLTLDHLKHFEIYNFGNIVCEMEFVKLIMAKSPELEIARIVLKDSVSAEEELKILRNMLYLPFPRASPSAKLLIQRTPLY, from the exons ATGATGAAAACTCAACGTCTAAGTTCGGATAGAATCGGCTCCCTTCCTCAAAACATAATCGATACTATTTTAAGTCTTATGCCAATTCGAGATGCTTTGAGAACAAGCATTTTGTCAAAGAGATGGAGGTATTCCTGGACGACAATGCCCAAACTTGTATTTGATCACAACTTGGTTAGAGCGATATCGGCTGGTGGCAAACGTTTGGTGAAATATAAGCTTGTCAACGCGATCTTCCATGTTTTGTTAATACACCGTGGTCCGACGACACTAAACTTTGAGCTTGATGTCAACAAATTGGGCATGACAACCGAGTTTGATCAGATCATACTTTCTCTTTCAAGTAAAATTAATGTGAAAGATTTGATCATTAATACTTCAAACACCTTCTACAAACTACCTACATCGTTCTTTTTGTTACAAGGATTAGAATCTTTAGAGCTAACGGCTTGTGAATTTCAACCTCCAGTGAAATTTAATGGATTTAATAAGTTGAGGAATATGCACTTTGAAAATGTTATGGTTTCTGCTGAAGAGCTTCAACATTTCCTCTCGAGTTGCCCGCTACTTGAGGAACTCGTTTTG ATTGCTCATGAAGAACATGTAGATGAAAAATTCATTAATTTTGTAACATTTTTCCAGTGTGCACCTTTAATTGATACTTTAGTTATCTCGAAGTATTACATGAAG TACATGGCTGTAGGTGGTATGCCAAATAAGCTTCCGACTTCGCTTCACCTCAAAGATGTTGGTTTGGAAGTGTGCCTAAGGGAACAAGATGTCATTTCATCCGCCCTGTGCATAATCAGGAGCTCCCCAAATCTAGAGCAACTTTCTTTCTTG ATGTACGATAATGAAAAGTTGCCTACTAAGGAAAGTTCCATGAAGTTTGTTGATCTCCAAGACGACTTGAGTTTGACCTTAGATCATCTTAAGCATTTTGAAATATATAATTTTGGTAACATTGTGTGTGAGATGGAATTTGTGAAACTCATCATGGCTAAATCGCCTGAACTAGAGATAGCACGAATTGTGCTTAAGGACAGTGTTTCTGCTGAAGAAGAACTGAAGATTCTTAGAAATATGCTTTATCTGCCATTTCCCCGTGCATCACCTTCAGCAAAATTACTTATCCAACGGACACCTCTTTACTAA